TTGAACCAAAATACATTACTATAAGAGGAAAAGGTTCAGTACTTAAAGAATTAAAAACAGCTGCTAAAAAAGCAAAAAAAGTATACTTAGCGGCTGACCCGGATCGCGAAGGGGAAGCGATTGCATGGCATTTAGCACATAGTCTTGACGTTGATGTAAACTCTGATTGCCGTGTAGTATTTAATGAAATTACAAAAGATGCTATAAAAGAATCTTTCAAGCATCCACGCTCAATCAATATGGATTTAGTTGATGCCCAACAAGCAAGACGTGTATTAGACCGATTGGTTGGTTATAAAATAAGCCCGATTCTTTGGAAAAAAGTAAAAAAAGGGTTAAGTGCAGGGAGAGTTCAATCTGTAGCTGTACGTTTAATTATTGATCGGGAAAATGAAATTAAAGAATTTGTACCAGAAGAATATTGGTCAATTGAAGGTCAATTTTTAAAAGGTCAAAAAGAATTTGATGCTTCTTTCTATGGAATAAATGGAGAAAAGCAAGATCTTAAGAATGAATCAGAAGTAAAGGCTGTTTTGAGTAACATTAAAGAAAATAAATTTAAAGTGGAAAAGGTGACGAAAAAGGAAAGAAAAAGAAATCCAGCCGTACCTTTTACAACTTCCACTCTTCAACAAGAGGCAGCGCGTAAGCTGAATTTTAGAGCAAAGAAAACGATGATGATTGCTCAGCAATTATACGAAGGTATCGATTTAGGTAAAGAAGGCACTGTTGGATTAATTACCTATATGAGAACGGATTCTACCAGAATATCAGAAACGGCCCAGACTGAAGCAACTGGTTACATTACTGAAAAATATGGTGAAGAGTTTATTGGCACACAAGCAAAAACAGCGAAGAAAAACAGTAATGCTCAAGATGCCCATGAAGCAATTCGTCCAACATCAGCCTTACGTGATCCAGCATCAATAAAAGAATTTCTGAGCAGAGATCAGTTAAGATTATATAAACTGATTTGGGAAAGATTTGTTTCTAGTCAAATGGCACCAGCTGTATTAGACACAATGAGTGTTGACCTTGTAAATAACGGTGTCATGTTTAGAGCTACAGGTTCTAAAGTTAAGTTTCCTGGATTTATGAAAGTATATGTTGAAGGAAACGACGATCAAATTGAGGAAAAAGATAGATTACTCCCGGATTTAAAAGAAGGCGATGAAGTCTATTCAAAGGATATCGAACCAGCGCAGCATTTTACACAGCCGCCACCACGGTACACGGAGGCTCGTCTTGTAAAAACGTTGGAGGAACTAGGAATAGGTCGACCATCGACTTATGCACCTACACTAGATACGATACAAAAGCGCGGATATGTTTCACTCGATAATAAACGTTTTATCCCTACTGAGTTGGGTGAAATCGTTTTAGAACTGATCAGAGAGTTCTTCCCAGAAATAATCAATGTTGAATTTACAGCAAATATGGAAAATAGCCTTGATGAAGTTGAGGATGGCCATATTCAGTGGATTCAAATTATTGACAATTTTTATAAGGATTTTTCTCCAAGACTTGAAAAAGCAGAAAATGAGATGGAGAAAATTGAAATTAAAGATGAACCAGCTGGTGTTGATTGTGAAGAATGTGGTCATCATATGGTTTATAAAATGGGTAGATATGGAAAATTTATGGCTTGCTCAAATTTCCCGGATTGCAGAAATACGAAGCCAATTGTAAAAGATATTGGGGTAAAATGTCCAAGTTGTGATGAAGGAACAATTGTTGAACGAAAGTCAAAAAAACGCCGCATTTTTTATGGCTGTGATCAATATCCTGAATGTGAGTTTTTATCCTGGGACAAACCAATAGCAAGAAGTTGTCCAAAATGTAATCATATGTTGGTTGAGAAAAAGCTTAAAAAAGGTGTTCAAGTTCAATGTATGGAATGCGATTATAAAGAGGAACAACAAAAGTAGGTGAGCAACTTTATGCTCACCTTTTTTAACTTATATTTTTTAGGACAACATAAGTAATAAGAATAAATGCCATTCTACATAAGGTCTTTTTAATTAATGGAGGGTCATGTCACGATGAATCAAGATGTAGTTGTAAATGTAGTAGGTGCTGGTTTGGCTGGAAGCGAAGCGGCTTGGCAATTAGCCAAAAGGGGTATTCAAGTAAAACTGTATGAAATGCGACCTGTAAAGCAAACACCTGCCCATCATACTGATAAATTTGCAGAGTTAGTTTGCAGTAACTCATTAAGAGCAAACAATTTAACAAATGCTGTCGGTGTATTGAAAGAAGAAATGAGAATTCTAGACTCTGTTATTATAAAGGCAGCAGATGAGTGTGCAGTTCCGGCTGGTGGAGCACTTGCTGTTGACCGG
This genomic stretch from Metabacillus sp. B2-18 harbors:
- the topA gene encoding type I DNA topoisomerase produces the protein MSDYLVIVESPAKAKTIERYLGKKYKVKASMGHVRDLPKSQIGVDVEHNFEPKYITIRGKGSVLKELKTAAKKAKKVYLAADPDREGEAIAWHLAHSLDVDVNSDCRVVFNEITKDAIKESFKHPRSINMDLVDAQQARRVLDRLVGYKISPILWKKVKKGLSAGRVQSVAVRLIIDRENEIKEFVPEEYWSIEGQFLKGQKEFDASFYGINGEKQDLKNESEVKAVLSNIKENKFKVEKVTKKERKRNPAVPFTTSTLQQEAARKLNFRAKKTMMIAQQLYEGIDLGKEGTVGLITYMRTDSTRISETAQTEATGYITEKYGEEFIGTQAKTAKKNSNAQDAHEAIRPTSALRDPASIKEFLSRDQLRLYKLIWERFVSSQMAPAVLDTMSVDLVNNGVMFRATGSKVKFPGFMKVYVEGNDDQIEEKDRLLPDLKEGDEVYSKDIEPAQHFTQPPPRYTEARLVKTLEELGIGRPSTYAPTLDTIQKRGYVSLDNKRFIPTELGEIVLELIREFFPEIINVEFTANMENSLDEVEDGHIQWIQIIDNFYKDFSPRLEKAENEMEKIEIKDEPAGVDCEECGHHMVYKMGRYGKFMACSNFPDCRNTKPIVKDIGVKCPSCDEGTIVERKSKKRRIFYGCDQYPECEFLSWDKPIARSCPKCNHMLVEKKLKKGVQVQCMECDYKEEQQK